The genomic stretch aaatgattccaaaataaaTCAACTTGTTCATCTTAGTAGCACACCCCCAATATCTATTATACTTTTCCATCATGTCCCCACCCACACTTGCAAAAACACCATTCAAGTTCATAGTAGCTTGCTTCAGCTCACAATAGATCGCAGACACTTGGTGAAAAGCACTAAGCAAACTCACACTTTGAGAGGTGGAAAAAACATTAGTTGCTTCATAGAATAACTTTAAAAAAGAGATGAAAGCTCTAACAATGTCCCAATCATCACTACTAGGAGGACTACCTTTTCCAAAGAACTCCCTATAGCTCGACTCTTCATACTCAAGCTTATCAAAAGCAGCTTGAAATttctctgcagcctcaagcatCAAATATGTCGCGTTCCAACGAGTTGAAACATCGAGACATACTAGTTTTTTACAAGTTATTCCAGCAAATTCAATGCACTCTTTAAACTTGGCTGCCCTATGAGGTGAGGACTTGACAAATCTAACAGCATCCCTAACACTAGTAATAGACAAATGCTTATCTTTCAAACCCTCATTTACCACCAAATTCAATATGTGAGCAGCGCACCTCATATGAAAACATTTTCCATCCCCCATCATCCCATTCATAGTTGATATTTTTCTATGCAAATATGCTACAACTACATCATTTGAAGTTGCATTATCAACAGTTATGGTAGACACATTCCTAATTCCCCAATCCCTTAACACCTCTTCAATCTTCCTACCTACCGTATCACCCTTGTGGTTTGGAATAACTGTGAAGCTTATAATTCTCTTTTGATAGTTCCATTCGTTATCCACAAAGTGTGCCGTAAGGGTTAAGTAGTTTTGATTTTGGATAGAAGTCCAACAATCAGTAGTAAGTGCTACTCTATTGCAGTCAGACTTAAAGAAGGCTTTTAGTTTTTGTTTCTCATCCAAGTGTAGCTGAAAACAGTCTCTAGCTACTGTACGCCTAGATGGGAGAGTAAACTGGGGCTGCATTACTTTAGAATAGTACTTAAAACCTTCCCCCTCAACTGCACTAAATGGTTGTTCATCTAGAACCACAAAAATTGACAAAGCTTTTCTACAAGCTTGCTTGTCAAATTTGGAGCTAACATGACCCAAACTAGATCCTTCTGCAGAGGGGTATGTCAGAATAGTTTGGGTGGGATCAATGGTTATAGGCTTCTTTGCACATTTTAGAATGTGATGGTTCATGTTGGTGGTGCCATGAGTCCTAGGGTCACATAGGTATTTTTTGTGGCAGTGTTTACAAGCTGCAGTTGGTGTATCAACTAAGTCATCTGGTAATCTAATAAAGTGCTCCCAACAAGCAGATGATTGCCTAGAACCACTTGCACTAGCTTTCCTCTTCTTTGTAGGTTGGGTATTAACTAATTCTGCTCCAACAACTTCAGTTGTTGCTGTTGAACCAACTTCATTCATGACATATTCAGTAGGTATAGTTTGATTAGGCTGACCCATCACTGAAAAATGACGGAGCCATAATCAACATAATTGAAGGAAAAGCATGTTGCAAAATTTAAAATAGAAATCAAGTAAAAATTGGCTATTTGAAAAAAGTCATTATCAGATAAAATAACATGAAAATAGATGATAGCTATTTGAGTTGAAAATGAAATGCACTGAATTTCTACAATGACTTAAGAATGTTTGGATAACTTACTTCAGCTTATTAACCAACATAATTTACTTTTAATTATAAGTTCAACAAGATAATTTGTAAAAACAATTTGAAAGGTCCTAAGAAAAGCACTTAAAGTATGAAAAAAAGCAATAAATGGTGCAAGCTCTTACTTGTTTTCTGCTTTAGACAAGTCATAATCAGAAACAACACCAACCTGCAGAGAATAAAGAACAATTTAGAATAATGCGTATAAAACTCCAAAATCAAGATAAACTAAATGATACCAATTGTAGTAGTTTACCTGAGAAATGTGACCTTGAAATTGGTTTCTGCTAAGGTCCAAAACCTCCAACTTTAACACAAAAACATCTGTAACAGAACCCTGAAATAAATTTCCTGATATGTTAAGACTCACAATAGATTTCAACCCTGAAAAATTTGAGACATAAAGCGGAACGGTGATTGAATACTAAAGCGGAATGGTAATTGCATAACCTACTTACTCCCCCAGAATCTTGAAACAAAATTGGATGGTGATAATTAGAATTAAGAGTAAATTAAGAATTAATTTTCCAGAAACAAAACCGTAATAGGACTAAGAGTAAAACAAGAAAGAAATTGATAAGAAAAATAGAAAGAGAGACTTTACATTGAAGATGAGAGCCTTGTTGGTAGAACTCCAAGCCAAACCACCTCTGAAATGGAAGTTCCAGAACAACACCAACACGGCGATAATTAGAATTAAGAGTTAAGATATAATACTAAATCAGATTTGAACATTGTGAAATACTAGCAATGAATGAATCCAGATCCGAAAAGAAATTGGAAATTTTAAGCGAAACGAAACAATAACAATATGAAGAGCGTGAGTAATTAATAATAGCTAGACACAGCACAAACGCGATTATGAAGAAAAGCGAGAAAAAAAAAAGCGATTCGAAAGCAAAATAGTGGTTGAATGAAGGAATCGAGTGTGTAACGGAAAACCTGAGGGTGgaaaaaggaaagaaagaaaaggaaaaggaaaagaaaactTACAATATCTGCAATGCAGTTGAGAGagaaatgaaatgaatgagcgAAATCGGTGAGTGAGAGAACA from Lathyrus oleraceus cultivar Zhongwan6 chromosome 7, CAAS_Psat_ZW6_1.0, whole genome shotgun sequence encodes the following:
- the LOC127105538 gene encoding zinc finger BED domain-containing protein RICESLEEPER 2, producing the protein MTCLKQKTMMGQPNQTIPTEYVMNEVGSTATTEVVGAELVNTQPTKKRKASASGSRQSSACWEHFIRLPDDLVDTPTAACKHCHKKYLCDPRTHGTTNMNHHILKCAKKPITIDPTQTILTYPSAEGSSLGHVSSKFDKQACRKALSIFVVLDEQPFSAVEGEGFKYYSKVMQPQFTLPSRRTVARDCFQLHLDEKQKLKAFFKSDCNRVALTTDCWTSIQNQNYLTLTAHFVDNEWNYQKRIISFTVIPNHKGDTVGRKIEEVLRDWGIRNVSTITVDNATSNDVVVAYLHRKISTMNGMMGDGKCFHMRCAAHILNLVVNEGLKDKHLSITSVRDAVRFVKSSPHRAAKFKECIEFAGITCKKLVCLDVSTRWNATYLMLEAAEKFQAAFDKLEYEESSYREFFGKGSPPSSDDWDIVRAFISFLKLFYEATNVFSTSQSVSLLSAFHQVSAIYCELKQATMNLNGVFASVGGDMMEKYNRYWGCATKMNKLIYFGIILDPRYKLSYIEWTFKDMYGVGSVFATGLIKSIKESLQKLYDWYKQAYDQNHNRQPLGNGENNVSNDETTAGRPSLMARADAFEQHLEEQDSIDQQNELEGFYSSKCVKRDPKFDLLVWWKHNSTQYPILSTIAKDIFATPVSTVASESAFSTGGRVLETYRSSLKPEMAEALICTQNWLKPSFTYFKDLNLMEDFELSEDIIAEFEEISSTARRGSLPSQPQPSGCA